In a genomic window of Thermosynechococcus sp. CL-1:
- a CDS encoding CmpA/NrtA family ABC transporter substrate-binding protein, whose protein sequence is MSQLSRRRFLMTATATAMGAIALKGCAPAETPQGQQQGGGTTTTGAVETDTIKLGFIPIVESAPLIIAKEKGFFAKHGLTNAEISKQANWASARDNVVIGSAAGGIDGGQWQMPMPYLISEGIITLNNQKVPMYVLAQLNTQGNGIAISGANKGKGLHLKIADPDYIKGFAAKNGRKFKAAYTFPNANQDLWIRYWFAANGIDPDRDIELLAVPSAETVAGMRNGTMDAFSTGDPWPFRIVSDDIGFMATLTAQMWPYHPEEYLAVRADWVDKHPNATKALLKAVMEAQQWCDDKANRPELIQICGRREYFNIPGNILTPPYEGTYTMGDGQPNFNDFNMGPLYWRDPNGNSISYPYKSHDLWFLTENLRWGFNADKIKDFDNIKQMIGRVNRSDLWQEAAKELGVPAAEIPTTDSRGVETFFDGIKFDPDNPQAYLDSLKIKVKS, encoded by the coding sequence ATGTCTCAATTGTCACGTCGTCGTTTTCTAATGACTGCCACTGCTACCGCCATGGGGGCGATCGCCCTCAAGGGATGTGCCCCCGCAGAAACTCCCCAAGGACAACAGCAGGGAGGAGGGACTACCACTACGGGGGCAGTGGAAACGGACACGATTAAGTTAGGTTTTATTCCCATTGTGGAATCAGCACCTCTGATTATTGCTAAAGAAAAAGGGTTCTTTGCCAAGCATGGTCTCACCAATGCTGAAATCTCCAAGCAGGCCAACTGGGCCAGTGCTCGGGACAATGTGGTGATTGGCTCTGCTGCCGGCGGGATTGATGGTGGTCAGTGGCAGATGCCCATGCCCTACCTGATCAGCGAAGGCATTATCACCCTCAACAATCAAAAAGTGCCGATGTACGTTTTGGCACAGTTAAATACCCAGGGCAACGGGATTGCCATTTCCGGCGCCAATAAGGGCAAAGGCTTGCACCTCAAAATCGCCGATCCCGACTACATTAAAGGCTTTGCTGCCAAAAATGGCCGCAAGTTCAAAGCTGCCTACACCTTTCCCAACGCCAACCAAGACCTGTGGATCCGCTACTGGTTTGCCGCCAATGGCATTGACCCCGATCGCGACATCGAACTCCTAGCCGTTCCTTCTGCTGAAACAGTTGCTGGCATGCGCAATGGTACGATGGACGCCTTCAGTACCGGTGATCCTTGGCCCTTCCGCATTGTCAGTGATGATATTGGCTTTATGGCCACCCTAACAGCACAGATGTGGCCCTACCACCCCGAAGAGTACCTAGCCGTGCGGGCTGACTGGGTCGATAAACACCCCAACGCCACCAAAGCGCTCCTGAAAGCCGTCATGGAAGCTCAGCAGTGGTGCGATGACAAGGCCAACCGCCCGGAACTCATTCAAATTTGTGGCCGCCGCGAGTATTTCAACATTCCCGGCAATATCCTCACTCCTCCCTATGAAGGCACCTACACCATGGGAGATGGTCAACCGAATTTCAACGACTTTAACATGGGGCCCCTCTACTGGCGCGACCCCAATGGCAACAGTATCTCCTACCCCTACAAGAGTCACGACCTCTGGTTCTTGACTGAAAACCTGCGCTGGGGCTTCAACGCCGATAAAATCAAGGACTTTGACAACATCAAGCAAATGATTGGGCGTGTCAACCGCAGCGATCTCTGGCAAGAGGCCGCCAAAGAGTTAGGGGTGCCAGCGGCTGAAATTCCCACCACCGACTCGCGGGGCGTGGAAACCTTCTTTGATGGCATCAAGTTTGATCCCGATAACCCCCAAGCCTATCTGGACAGCCTCAAAATCAAGGTCAAGTCCTAG
- a CDS encoding bifunctional diguanylate cyclase/phosphodiesterase: MPSINILLIENIPQSGEILYPHLAEIDYICYQVHTCPYSHLTPGVVAQAKPNLLVLIAQGDHVLKAVQTLQQRYPHLPLVVIDPSDRPDLATQILHSGAQDYLSFQELSPNLLARSFRHAIDRHQVEQQLLRQAQYDRLLVQITQHIHQSLDLATILEAAVKDVRELLGCDRVLVYRFLEDWRGIMDVEAVVPPWFSALGDVVGDSCFTERYIEAYKRGRIHVVNDLDTAPLVPCYRDLLAHYQVKANLVVPIVVEGRLWGLLICHQCAHPRDWQDSEIELIKQISTQLAIAILQAELYQKAQAEIQERKAIEAQLLYQARHDRLTHLPNRWFFEEQLRLTLSYAAEHPHYHYAVLCLDIDRFKTLNDSLGHGTGDLFLQAFAQRLTRCVSPQDVVARLGGDEFAVLLNDIEGIEHAQAIAHQLQDRLNHPFEIDHYTLYSTVSIGLVMGNPHYTSSEELLRDADMAMYHAKTKGHNRIDVFDPVMLQQVRDRLYLEVELRQAIERGDFVLHYQPIVKLRSQSLKGFEALLRWQKGDTLISPKVFIPVAEETGLIFELSRWVLHNACEQLQQWQQRYPKLQSVGFTMSINLSANQFSLPTLVAEIQQTLEHYHLAGHFLKIEITESTLMQHLDSAREILAELKAMGVRINIDDFGTGYSSLSYLRNLPLDGIKIDRSFISQMDRSQEDLEVVHTILVLARNLHLDCIAEGIENTTQLQLLRSLRCPFGQGYLFAPPLTTDKAEVYLQEHIL, translated from the coding sequence TTGCCATCCATCAACATATTACTGATCGAAAACATCCCCCAATCGGGTGAAATTTTATATCCCCATCTCGCCGAGATTGATTACATTTGCTATCAAGTTCACACCTGTCCGTATTCTCATTTAACCCCCGGGGTGGTTGCTCAGGCCAAGCCCAATCTCCTTGTCCTCATTGCTCAAGGGGATCACGTTCTTAAAGCAGTGCAAACACTCCAGCAACGCTATCCACACTTACCCTTAGTTGTGATTGATCCCAGCGATCGCCCTGATCTGGCCACTCAGATCCTCCACAGTGGTGCTCAGGACTACTTGAGCTTTCAGGAACTCAGTCCCAACTTGCTGGCGCGCAGTTTTCGCCATGCCATCGATCGCCATCAGGTGGAACAACAACTGCTGCGCCAAGCCCAGTACGATCGCCTGCTGGTACAAATTACCCAGCACATTCACCAATCCCTTGATCTGGCCACGATTCTCGAAGCTGCCGTCAAGGATGTGCGAGAACTCTTGGGCTGCGATCGCGTGCTCGTTTATCGTTTCCTCGAGGATTGGCGCGGCATTATGGATGTTGAAGCCGTCGTTCCCCCTTGGTTCTCGGCTCTTGGGGACGTGGTGGGGGATTCCTGCTTTACAGAGCGATACATTGAAGCCTACAAGCGCGGTCGCATCCATGTGGTAAATGATTTAGACACCGCCCCTCTAGTTCCCTGCTATCGGGATCTGCTGGCTCATTATCAGGTCAAGGCCAATCTGGTGGTACCGATCGTTGTCGAAGGGCGGCTGTGGGGGTTGCTCATCTGTCATCAATGCGCCCATCCCCGCGACTGGCAAGACAGTGAAATTGAACTGATTAAGCAGATTTCAACCCAGTTGGCGATCGCCATCCTGCAAGCAGAACTCTATCAAAAGGCGCAAGCGGAAATTCAAGAGCGCAAAGCAATCGAAGCCCAACTCCTCTACCAAGCCCGCCATGACCGCCTCACCCATTTACCCAACCGCTGGTTCTTTGAGGAGCAGTTGCGCCTTACCCTCAGCTATGCAGCCGAGCACCCCCACTACCACTATGCTGTGCTCTGTTTGGATATCGATCGCTTCAAGACCCTCAATGACAGTCTGGGACATGGCACAGGGGATTTATTCCTCCAAGCCTTTGCTCAGCGGCTGACGCGTTGTGTGAGTCCTCAGGACGTAGTGGCACGCCTAGGGGGAGATGAATTTGCGGTCTTGCTCAATGATATTGAGGGGATAGAACATGCCCAAGCCATTGCCCACCAACTGCAGGATCGCCTCAACCATCCCTTTGAAATCGATCACTACACCCTGTACAGCACGGTGAGTATCGGTCTTGTGATGGGTAACCCCCATTACACCAGTAGTGAGGAACTGCTGCGGGATGCTGACATGGCCATGTACCACGCTAAAACTAAGGGACACAATCGCATTGATGTCTTTGATCCTGTGATGCTGCAACAGGTGCGCGATCGCCTGTACTTAGAAGTGGAACTGCGGCAAGCGATTGAACGGGGGGACTTTGTCCTCCACTATCAGCCCATCGTCAAGCTCCGGAGCCAATCTCTCAAAGGTTTTGAAGCACTCCTGCGCTGGCAAAAGGGGGATACGCTGATTTCCCCCAAAGTTTTTATTCCCGTCGCTGAAGAAACGGGGCTGATTTTTGAACTCTCCCGCTGGGTCTTGCACAATGCCTGTGAACAGTTGCAGCAGTGGCAACAGCGTTATCCCAAGCTTCAGTCCGTGGGCTTTACGATGAGTATCAATCTGTCCGCCAACCAATTTTCGTTGCCCACCCTTGTAGCTGAGATTCAACAAACCCTTGAGCATTACCATTTAGCAGGGCACTTTCTAAAGATAGAAATTACTGAAAGTACCTTGATGCAACACTTGGACTCTGCCCGCGAAATTCTTGCCGAGTTGAAGGCGATGGGGGTACGCATTAACATTGACGACTTTGGCACTGGGTATTCCTCCCTGAGCTATTTACGCAATCTGCCTCTCGATGGCATTAAAATTGACCGCTCCTTCATTTCCCAAATGGATCGCAGCCAAGAAGATCTAGAGGTGGTTCACACGATTTTGGTGCTGGCGCGCAACCTCCACCTCGATTGCATTGCCGAGGGCATTGAAAACACAACTCAACTGCAACTGTTGCGATCGCTGCGCTGTCCCTTTGGTCAAGGCTATCTTTTTGCCCCACCGCTGACTACGGACAAGGCTGAGGTGTATCTACAGGAACACATCCTTTAA
- the ntrB gene encoding nitrate ABC transporter permease: MAVASVRRNGNTNPLMKFLRQQGADFYLPIMGVIGFLVVWQILSSTKILSLPGPIQVFADERSRYLIFHPFYYNSPLDQGLARQTLISLTRVAQGYGLAAIVGITLGILVGTSKALNKSLDPIFQFLRMVAPLAWVPISLAALRQNEPAAIFVIFITSIWPILINTAVGVREIPQDYKNVSRVLRLSKKTFFLKILLPSALPYIFTGLRIAIGLAWLAIIAAEIVMSGVAGIGFFIWDAYQQNYVTEIIVAVVYIGAIGLILDRLVGFLQSKIAPANR; the protein is encoded by the coding sequence ATGGCTGTTGCATCTGTGCGCCGTAATGGCAATACCAATCCCCTCATGAAGTTTCTGCGCCAGCAGGGGGCGGATTTTTACCTACCAATTATGGGTGTGATTGGGTTTCTGGTGGTTTGGCAGATTCTCTCTTCAACCAAAATTCTCTCGCTCCCGGGTCCGATTCAAGTGTTTGCCGATGAGCGCAGTCGCTATCTGATCTTTCACCCCTTTTATTACAACAGCCCCTTGGATCAGGGGTTGGCACGCCAGACCCTCATTAGTTTGACCCGTGTTGCCCAAGGCTATGGCTTGGCTGCCATTGTCGGAATTACGCTGGGGATTTTGGTGGGCACCAGTAAAGCACTGAATAAGTCCCTCGACCCCATCTTTCAATTTCTGCGCATGGTGGCACCCTTGGCGTGGGTACCCATCTCCCTTGCGGCGTTGCGCCAAAATGAACCCGCCGCGATCTTTGTGATCTTCATTACCTCCATCTGGCCGATTCTGATCAATACTGCTGTGGGCGTACGGGAAATTCCCCAAGACTACAAAAATGTGTCGCGAGTACTGCGGCTCTCCAAGAAAACGTTCTTTCTGAAAATTCTCTTGCCCTCGGCATTGCCCTACATTTTCACCGGCTTGCGGATTGCCATTGGCTTGGCATGGCTGGCGATTATTGCCGCTGAAATTGTCATGTCGGGGGTAGCGGGCATTGGCTTCTTTATTTGGGATGCCTACCAGCAAAACTACGTCACGGAAATCATTGTGGCGGTGGTCTATATCGGTGCCATTGGCCTGATTTTGGATCGCTTGGTGGGCTTCCTGCAAAGCAAAATTGCACCGGCAAATCGCTAG